One Edaphobacter lichenicola DNA window includes the following coding sequences:
- a CDS encoding phenylalanine 4-monooxygenase: MGIATSTLNLAQGKLNVAAPYLIEQTWADYTPEQHAIWSELVTRRMPQLRQHACQEYLDGFQQIGLREDQLPNLTEVSALLQPRTGWQSTPVSGFLPADAFFEMLAARMFPTTTWLRSRDSMEYTPEPDIFHDVFGHVPMHAHPVFADFLESYGKICARLTEPQALERMGRLFWFTVEFGLIRQNGEIKVYGSGLISSHGECTRVLAGGCEVKDFDLDAVLNQEFQTSEMQPVLYAVESFDQIYEATKQAEGRLG; this comes from the coding sequence ATGGGAATCGCAACCTCAACGCTGAATCTGGCCCAAGGCAAACTGAATGTGGCCGCGCCCTACCTCATCGAACAGACCTGGGCCGACTACACCCCCGAGCAGCACGCCATCTGGAGCGAACTCGTAACCCGCCGCATGCCCCAGCTCCGCCAGCACGCCTGCCAGGAGTATCTCGACGGCTTCCAGCAGATCGGCCTCCGCGAAGACCAGCTCCCCAACCTCACCGAGGTCAGCGCCCTCCTCCAGCCCCGCACCGGCTGGCAGTCCACCCCCGTAAGCGGCTTCCTCCCCGCAGACGCCTTCTTCGAGATGCTCGCCGCCCGCATGTTCCCCACCACCACCTGGCTCCGCTCGCGCGACTCCATGGAGTACACCCCGGAACCTGACATCTTCCACGACGTCTTCGGCCACGTCCCCATGCACGCCCACCCAGTCTTCGCAGACTTTCTTGAAAGTTACGGAAAGATCTGCGCCCGTCTCACCGAGCCCCAGGCCCTCGAGCGCATGGGTCGCCTCTTCTGGTTCACCGTCGAGTTCGGCCTCATCCGCCAGAACGGCGAGATCAAGGTCTACGGCAGCGGCCTCATCTCCTCCCACGGAGAGTGCACCCGGGTCCTTGCCGGAGGATGCGAGGTCAAAGACTTCGACCTCGACGCCGTACTCAACCAGGAGTTCCAGACCAGCGAGATGCAGCCCGTACTCTACGCCGTCGAATCCTTCGACCAAATCTACGAAGCCACCAAACAGGCCGAAGGCCGCCTGGGCTGA
- a CDS encoding PEP-CTERM sorting domain-containing protein: MRRFAYLLLLVIFVSVSASCVSASTDCERWFVAYRQELAHSRQIQRIAAAKHRAKLYAQRKIQPQPKPKLIPAVAPGPRMTRPQTLHRINLACGVLPDGGSDGPLLAEETPGPLHTELPLSEGIDLLPTGLGEPIASNNVPPPPSYGGVSPELPQGGPPVYTPVFGGGGLPPGTPGKGATAPPNSPGTPGTPTSPGTPGAPGTPGTPGAPGTPGTPGTPGTPGTPGTPGTPGTPDTPGTPGTPGTPGTPAPPVPVVPEPSSYVLVLTGVIGAAGVIRRRFKA, encoded by the coding sequence ATGCGTCGCTTTGCCTATCTTTTGCTTCTGGTGATCTTTGTAAGTGTCTCTGCCTCATGCGTAAGCGCATCGACCGACTGCGAGCGTTGGTTTGTCGCCTATCGCCAGGAGCTGGCGCACTCCCGCCAGATCCAGCGTATCGCTGCTGCAAAGCACCGCGCCAAGCTCTACGCTCAGCGCAAGATCCAGCCTCAGCCGAAGCCAAAGCTGATTCCCGCTGTCGCACCGGGCCCTCGCATGACTCGCCCACAGACGCTCCACCGAATCAACCTGGCTTGTGGTGTTCTACCCGACGGCGGCAGCGATGGGCCGCTCCTTGCAGAGGAGACACCAGGCCCTCTCCACACCGAACTCCCTCTCAGTGAGGGTATCGATCTCCTGCCAACCGGATTGGGCGAGCCGATCGCCTCCAACAACGTCCCACCGCCTCCTTCCTATGGAGGTGTCTCCCCCGAGCTTCCGCAGGGCGGCCCACCCGTCTATACGCCAGTCTTCGGCGGAGGAGGCCTGCCTCCCGGCACTCCAGGCAAGGGAGCAACAGCACCGCCAAACTCTCCTGGCACCCCAGGAACCCCCACCTCTCCAGGCACCCCGGGAGCCCCCGGAACCCCAGGAACTCCGGGCGCACCAGGAACACCCGGTACCCCAGGAACACCCGGCACCCCGGGGACACCAGGAACTCCGGGCACCCCGGGAACACCCGATACCCCAGGAACTCCAGGAACCCCTGGGACTCCCGGCACGCCTGCTCCACCGGTCCCGGTTGTTCCAGAGCCTTCCAGCTACGTCCTCGTCCTGACGGGAGTGATCGGCGCAGCTGGTGTAATTCGTCGCAGATTCAAAGCCTAG
- the cobA gene encoding uroporphyrinogen-III C-methyltransferase, which yields MNAAAQPGTVYLAGAGPGDPNLLTLRVLRLLETADLILPDDLVSAEILSLAHGGAEVISVGKRCGQPRITQAEIHVLMLGAAQAGRSVLRLKSGDPLIFGRAGEEIGALRGAKIPFEIVPGITTAFAAAARLKTPLTDRSAASKLILATAHHAAEKLELTPKWAKALPEDATLVIYMPGRRFRALAEDLISSGIAGETPCVAISKATAADEHVYSTTLAQLDDSAVGPAPVILLIGNAIQVP from the coding sequence GTGAACGCTGCTGCTCAGCCTGGAACCGTCTATCTAGCAGGTGCCGGTCCCGGTGACCCGAACCTGCTTACGCTTCGGGTTCTTCGCCTACTTGAAACAGCTGATCTGATTCTGCCTGATGATCTGGTCTCAGCTGAGATCCTGTCGCTGGCCCATGGGGGGGCGGAAGTTATCTCGGTTGGGAAACGGTGTGGGCAGCCGCGCATTACGCAGGCCGAGATTCACGTTCTTATGCTGGGGGCGGCGCAGGCGGGCCGATCCGTGTTGCGGCTGAAGTCCGGCGATCCGTTGATCTTTGGGCGCGCGGGCGAGGAGATCGGCGCACTGCGTGGGGCGAAGATTCCGTTTGAGATCGTCCCCGGCATTACGACTGCGTTTGCTGCGGCCGCTAGACTCAAGACGCCGCTGACAGATCGCAGCGCAGCTTCAAAGCTGATTCTCGCTACAGCGCACCATGCGGCGGAGAAGCTGGAGCTGACGCCGAAGTGGGCGAAGGCTCTGCCGGAGGACGCTACGCTGGTGATCTATATGCCGGGCCGCAGGTTTCGTGCGCTGGCAGAGGATCTTATTTCTTCAGGAATCGCCGGTGAGACGCCTTGTGTTGCGATCAGCAAGGCAACTGCGGCGGATGAGCATGTTTACAGTACAACTCTTGCCCAGCTTGACGATAGCGCGGTGGGTCCTGCTCCTGTGATCCTGCTGATCGGCAATGCTATTCAAGTGCCGTAG
- a CDS encoding precorrin-2 dehydrogenase/sirohydrochlorin ferrochelatase family protein codes for MDLFPIFLKIAGRPCVVIGAGNLAEAKIDSLLAAHAKVMVIAPEARPRVVEMAAAGEIEWLRRDYVEGDLLGQFLVVAATDNPVVNRAVFREATEKDILCNAVDDPPFCDFYFPSVVRRGDLQIAISTAGASPALAQRLRKEINGQLPLDVGDWLTDLGNLRREVTQTEPLNEERKWLLHQLAQREVCGYEACPSRLLAREHALKNPLPEKKS; via the coding sequence ATGGATCTCTTTCCTATCTTTCTGAAGATTGCCGGCCGACCATGCGTCGTGATTGGAGCAGGCAATCTTGCTGAAGCGAAGATCGACTCGCTGTTGGCCGCTCACGCCAAGGTGATGGTGATTGCGCCGGAGGCCCGTCCTCGTGTTGTTGAGATGGCGGCGGCAGGCGAGATCGAGTGGCTGCGCCGAGATTATGTCGAAGGCGATTTACTGGGGCAGTTCCTGGTGGTTGCCGCAACCGATAATCCTGTGGTGAATAGAGCCGTCTTCCGAGAGGCGACCGAGAAAGACATCCTCTGCAATGCGGTGGACGATCCGCCGTTTTGCGACTTTTACTTTCCTTCTGTCGTGCGGCGTGGTGATCTGCAGATCGCTATTTCGACCGCAGGGGCTAGCCCGGCGCTGGCACAGAGGCTGCGCAAAGAGATCAATGGACAACTACCGCTGGACGTCGGCGACTGGCTGACCGACCTCGGGAATCTGCGCCGCGAGGTAACACAGACGGAGCCGCTGAATGAAGAGCGGAAGTGGCTGCTTCACCAGCTCGCACAGCGTGAGGTGTGCGGCTATGAGGCCTGCCCCTCTCGCCTGCTTGCCCGCGAACATGCTTTGAAGAATCCATTACCCGAGAAGAAATCGTGA
- a CDS encoding nitrite/sulfite reductase yields the protein MSTPATAVVKETKAQKSERLKLAKNPWEAWEEVRQFAKEGRESVLPEWAGLYFKWWGIYTQGDGVGATGGVGGEGKATEYFMMRIGLPNGILTSAQLRVIADLTKKYARNLADITTRQNIQLHWLTIEALPEVVDALTAVGLSPKGACGDVVRNVTGCPLAGIDGHELIDASPLAVEIAHKLTANPEFYNLPRKFKISVTGCPLWCSYPEINDVALTAIRRRVDGKEEIGYTLRVGGGLSTEPHLAVRIPVFIGQDQAYAAVHATAEIFREQQELRENRTRARIKYLFMRHGWTAESFLEALEAKLGYKLDPSPVTADVIPDDVYRDHIGVAPQRQAGWSSVGASVLRGRLSGEQLHQLAELADQYGSGELRTTIMQNILIVNVPNEKTTDLVLALNGLELHVDVSAFWRGAIACTGTEFCKLAIAETKGFSKWLVSEMEERLPGFDQQIKLHVTGCTNSCGQHWIADIGLEGKKIKKDGRLVDAFYFCVGGAVGKFARTARPLGYRAAADDVPDAIERLLRGYLEARQPEEDLRAYFARTDDDSLRAQLAGTVIDPVERDAPPVGAGRHAPGE from the coding sequence ATGAGCACTCCAGCCACAGCCGTTGTTAAAGAGACCAAAGCGCAAAAGTCGGAACGCCTGAAGCTGGCGAAGAATCCGTGGGAGGCGTGGGAGGAGGTTCGCCAGTTTGCCAAAGAGGGCCGCGAATCTGTTCTTCCGGAGTGGGCTGGCCTCTACTTCAAGTGGTGGGGGATCTATACCCAGGGCGATGGTGTGGGAGCCACCGGAGGTGTCGGTGGCGAGGGGAAGGCGACCGAGTACTTCATGATGCGTATCGGTCTGCCGAACGGGATTCTCACCAGCGCACAGTTGCGCGTGATTGCGGATCTTACGAAGAAGTACGCTCGGAATCTTGCGGATATTACGACGCGGCAAAATATACAGCTGCACTGGCTGACCATCGAGGCGTTGCCTGAGGTGGTGGATGCGCTCACTGCGGTGGGGCTCAGCCCAAAGGGCGCATGCGGTGATGTTGTCCGCAACGTGACGGGCTGTCCGCTGGCTGGAATCGATGGACACGAGCTTATCGATGCTTCACCGCTGGCTGTAGAGATTGCGCACAAACTCACGGCCAATCCTGAGTTTTATAACCTGCCACGCAAGTTCAAGATCTCGGTCACCGGCTGCCCGCTGTGGTGCTCGTATCCGGAGATCAACGATGTTGCGCTGACGGCCATTCGACGCAGGGTCGACGGAAAGGAAGAGATTGGCTATACGTTGCGGGTGGGTGGAGGCCTGTCGACGGAACCTCACCTTGCGGTGCGTATCCCTGTGTTTATTGGGCAGGATCAGGCGTATGCGGCTGTGCATGCCACGGCCGAGATCTTTCGCGAACAACAGGAGCTGCGTGAGAACCGCACTCGCGCTCGCATCAAGTATCTGTTTATGCGGCATGGTTGGACTGCGGAGTCTTTTCTGGAGGCATTAGAGGCCAAGCTGGGTTACAAATTGGATCCGAGCCCGGTCACCGCGGACGTGATTCCTGATGATGTTTATCGTGATCATATCGGCGTCGCGCCGCAGCGTCAGGCTGGTTGGTCGTCGGTGGGCGCGAGCGTATTGCGTGGCCGCCTCTCGGGGGAGCAACTCCATCAGCTGGCGGAGTTGGCAGACCAGTATGGAAGCGGAGAACTTCGCACGACGATTATGCAGAATATCCTCATCGTCAATGTGCCGAACGAGAAGACGACCGATCTGGTGTTGGCGCTGAATGGATTGGAGCTGCACGTGGATGTTTCAGCCTTCTGGCGGGGAGCGATCGCCTGCACCGGCACGGAGTTTTGCAAGCTGGCGATTGCTGAGACGAAGGGCTTTTCGAAGTGGCTGGTCAGTGAGATGGAAGAGCGCCTGCCGGGCTTCGACCAGCAGATCAAGCTTCACGTTACAGGCTGCACCAACAGCTGCGGACAGCACTGGATCGCTGACATTGGGCTTGAGGGCAAGAAGATCAAGAAGGACGGGAGATTGGTGGACGCCTTCTATTTCTGCGTGGGAGGAGCGGTGGGTAAGTTCGCTCGGACTGCGCGACCATTAGGTTATCGTGCTGCGGCGGACGATGTCCCGGATGCTATTGAGCGGTTGTTGCGGGGGTATCTTGAGGCTCGTCAGCCGGAAGAAGATCTGCGAGCTTACTTTGCGCGCACTGATGACGATAGCCTGCGCGCCCAGCTTGCGGGTACAGTGATCGATCCAGTGGAACGCGATGCTCCGCCGGTCGGCGCCGGCCGCCACGCGCCGGGAGAGTAG
- the phoU gene encoding phosphate signaling complex protein PhoU, giving the protein MPRINFQQQLVALKDKLLAMAALSQQALSLSLEAYLTGDLSLCDHVKEIEAAINAAERDVDEMAYDLLAKEQPMAIDLRFILSVIKINGDLERIGDQATNIASRTQYLQDSPKISLPIDIPDMGEKVGVMIRRAIQSLLEADAKLAESVLAMDDEIDDMNRDVQNELIEVMQQHPVVSGQALNAIIISRNLERAADHATNIAEDVIFWVRGSDVRHKLSLAEAD; this is encoded by the coding sequence ATGCCCCGTATCAACTTTCAACAGCAATTGGTCGCTCTCAAAGACAAACTTCTCGCCATGGCTGCGCTTTCGCAGCAGGCTCTTTCGTTGTCGCTGGAAGCTTATCTTACCGGGGATCTGAGTCTTTGCGACCACGTGAAGGAGATCGAAGCGGCGATCAACGCGGCGGAACGTGATGTAGACGAGATGGCGTACGACCTGCTGGCCAAAGAGCAGCCTATGGCTATCGATCTTCGTTTCATCCTGTCGGTGATTAAGATCAACGGCGATCTGGAACGCATTGGGGATCAAGCGACCAACATCGCTTCGCGGACCCAGTACCTGCAGGATTCTCCGAAGATCTCTCTGCCGATCGACATACCGGATATGGGCGAGAAGGTTGGGGTGATGATCCGCCGGGCGATTCAGTCGTTGCTGGAGGCGGACGCGAAGCTGGCGGAGTCCGTGCTTGCTATGGACGATGAGATCGACGATATGAACCGCGATGTGCAGAATGAGTTGATTGAGGTGATGCAACAGCATCCGGTGGTGAGCGGGCAGGCGTTGAATGCGATCATCATCTCGCGGAACCTGGAGCGGGCGGCGGACCACGCCACCAATATCGCCGAAGATGTAATCTTCTGGGTTCGCGGTTCGGATGTTCGGCACAAGCTCTCACTCGCAGAGGCGGATTGA